The following are encoded in a window of Spirochaetota bacterium genomic DNA:
- a CDS encoding class I SAM-dependent methyltransferase has protein sequence MNRVPVDTRGHYETHLAAHYSWIYGGFDAQYARNTDFFASRAIVPRSTGVAIDLGCGSGFQSIPLAEAGFHVLAVDFSAKLLGELRERAGGLAIQTIESDLLDFESYKGRSPEIIVCMGDTLTHLASIDDVEALLARAHSELVPGGRLLLTFRDLSVELKGSDRFIPVQSERDRIFTCVLEYGTMHVIVNDLVHERTDQGWKMSVSSYEKLRTPPGLVHDRMTSMGFRILEYENEKGMVTLIGGKE, from the coding sequence ATAAATAGGGTTCCCGTGGATACGCGCGGTCATTACGAAACCCATCTCGCGGCGCACTACAGCTGGATTTACGGCGGCTTCGATGCGCAGTATGCCCGGAATACGGATTTTTTCGCGTCGCGCGCCATCGTGCCGCGGTCCACGGGCGTCGCGATCGATCTCGGGTGCGGGTCCGGCTTCCAGTCGATACCGCTCGCGGAGGCGGGCTTTCACGTGCTCGCGGTCGATTTCAGCGCGAAGCTCCTCGGGGAGCTCCGGGAGAGGGCCGGCGGTCTCGCGATTCAAACCATTGAATCGGACCTGCTCGACTTCGAATCCTACAAGGGAAGGTCTCCTGAGATCATCGTCTGTATGGGGGACACCCTGACGCACCTGGCCTCGATTGACGACGTGGAGGCCCTCTTAGCGCGGGCCCATTCCGAGCTCGTTCCCGGCGGAAGGCTCCTGCTCACCTTCCGGGACCTTAGCGTCGAGTTGAAGGGGTCCGATAGATTCATCCCGGTTCAAAGCGAGAGGGACCGTATCTTCACCTGCGTCCTGGAATACGGGACGATGCATGTCATCGTCAACGACCTGGTGCACGAAAGAACAGACCAGGGGTGGAAAATGTCCGTAAGCTCGTACGAGAAACTTCGTACACCGCCGGGACTGGTCCATGACCGCATGACCTCAATGGGCTTCAGGATACTGGAATACGAAAACGAGAAAGGCATGGTCACACTGATTGGCGGGAAGGAATAA
- a CDS encoding nickel-dependent hydrogenase large subunit codes for MARVLIDPITRIEGHLSIELDVQGGKVVEAKSKGDMFRGYEKILRGRNPVDANQITQRICGVCPVSHGIASSKCLDAAFKNKPNKNGMLLRNLVLGANYLQSHILHFYHLAALDFVDIKAIVNYKGGDAKLLAVKEWVLDEIKSKKGQPDEITTAAPFLPRYEGDFYIKDQTLNVDAIAHYLQALDIRLKAHKMVTAFGGRVPHLMGLVPGGVTQVPTRSLIREYRKNLKEVEEFVNKVYMNDVIAVAKAFSEYFKLGKFTNMMSYGLWDKDVDAMKFTMERGVYVDGKLKALDTSLIKEQVRYARYNSGSDLHPLKGQTEPDPHKGGAYTWLKAPRYAGAGMEVGPLARVVVSYLSGNAFVKGEVDGLLKLFNADLGAVFSVLGRHTSRAIECKLICQEAKVWLDELEIGKAPRSTYEIPEKGEGEGLVEAARGALGHWIVVENKKIANYQCVVPTTWFCGPRDDKGTPGPVEQALIGTPIADNKNPIEAARVVRSFDPCIACAVHVVEGDREIGTFKVC; via the coding sequence ATGGCTAGAGTTCTGATAGACCCGATCACCCGGATAGAAGGGCACCTTTCCATAGAGCTCGACGTACAGGGCGGAAAGGTCGTCGAGGCGAAGAGCAAGGGGGACATGTTCCGCGGGTATGAAAAAATACTCAGGGGCAGAAACCCCGTCGACGCGAACCAGATCACCCAGCGCATCTGCGGGGTGTGCCCGGTGTCGCACGGCATCGCCTCGAGCAAGTGCCTTGACGCCGCGTTCAAGAACAAGCCCAACAAGAACGGCATGCTGCTCCGGAACCTTGTCCTGGGCGCAAATTACCTGCAGTCTCATATCCTGCATTTTTATCATCTCGCCGCGCTGGACTTCGTCGACATCAAGGCGATCGTGAACTACAAGGGCGGCGACGCGAAGCTCCTCGCGGTGAAGGAGTGGGTTCTCGACGAGATCAAGTCCAAGAAGGGACAGCCGGATGAAATCACCACGGCGGCGCCCTTTCTCCCGCGCTACGAGGGGGACTTTTACATCAAGGACCAGACCCTCAATGTCGACGCCATAGCCCATTACCTGCAGGCGCTGGATATACGGCTCAAGGCGCACAAGATGGTGACCGCGTTCGGCGGCAGGGTACCGCACCTGATGGGCCTCGTGCCCGGCGGCGTGACCCAGGTCCCGACGCGGAGCCTGATACGCGAATACAGGAAAAACCTCAAGGAGGTTGAGGAGTTCGTCAACAAGGTTTACATGAACGACGTGATCGCCGTCGCCAAGGCTTTTTCCGAATACTTCAAGCTCGGCAAATTCACGAACATGATGTCCTACGGTCTCTGGGACAAGGACGTGGATGCCATGAAGTTCACCATGGAGCGCGGCGTGTATGTGGATGGAAAGCTCAAGGCCCTGGACACCTCGCTCATCAAGGAACAGGTCCGGTACGCGCGCTACAACTCAGGCAGCGACCTGCACCCGCTCAAGGGCCAGACCGAGCCGGACCCCCACAAGGGCGGCGCCTACACCTGGCTCAAGGCGCCCCGGTACGCCGGGGCCGGCATGGAAGTAGGACCCCTTGCCCGCGTGGTGGTTTCTTATCTTTCGGGCAACGCATTCGTCAAGGGCGAGGTCGACGGCCTTCTCAAGCTCTTTAACGCGGACCTGGGCGCGGTCTTCTCGGTGCTCGGCCGTCACACGAGCCGCGCCATCGAGTGCAAGCTTATCTGCCAGGAGGCGAAGGTGTGGCTGGACGAGCTCGAGATCGGGAAAGCCCCGCGGTCAACCTATGAAATCCCCGAAAAAGGCGAGGGCGAGGGGCTTGTCGAAGCCGCCCGCGGAGCACTGGGTCACTGGATCGTGGTTGAAAACAAGAAGATCGCCAATTACCAGTGCGTGGTTCCCACGACATGGTTCTGCGGTCCGCGCGACGACAAGGGAACCCCCGGCCCCGTCGAGCAGGCGCTTATCGGTACGCCCATCGCGGACAACAAGAATCCCATCGAGGCGGCCCGCGTGGTGCGCAGCTTCGATCCCTGCATCGCCTGTGCGGTGCACGTGGTCGAGGGCGACAGGGAGATCGGTACGTTCAAAGTCTGCTGA
- a CDS encoding iron hydrogenase, producing MSFNRRDFLKIMGGSAVALGVSGVVLEGCKKALMEAAKRTNVIWLQAQACSGCSISLLNAIDPDIASVITQGISLNYHQTLVGGTGDAAVSVLENAVKTQRKDFVLIVEGSIPTKSDEYCTIGEVDGKYVGAREWVRELGKNAKAIISAGTCAAFGGIPGAKIRETGDNPTGAKGAQDLFKGKTVVNIPGCPPHPDWMIGTLVDFLTTGKLDLDEYNRPKKYFGRTVHEQCENLPDYKRGRFAKSWGEKGCLYLLGCLGMDSNCDIPRRKWLGGVNSCTGCGSGCIGCTEPVFPDTGSRGIYKHLKADAGEIMKIENADIRTAVLNLKNGGTING from the coding sequence ATGTCATTCAACAGAAGGGATTTCTTAAAGATTATGGGAGGAAGCGCCGTTGCGCTGGGCGTTTCGGGCGTGGTACTCGAAGGATGCAAGAAGGCGCTCATGGAGGCCGCGAAGAGAACCAACGTAATCTGGCTACAGGCGCAGGCCTGTTCCGGATGCTCGATTTCGCTGCTCAACGCGATCGATCCCGACATAGCGAGCGTCATTACCCAGGGCATCAGCCTCAACTATCACCAGACGCTCGTGGGGGGCACGGGAGATGCCGCGGTGAGTGTGCTTGAGAACGCGGTAAAGACTCAGCGCAAGGATTTCGTCCTGATCGTCGAAGGCTCCATTCCCACCAAGTCCGACGAATACTGCACCATAGGCGAGGTCGACGGCAAATACGTGGGTGCGCGCGAATGGGTGCGCGAGCTCGGAAAGAACGCGAAAGCGATCATCTCCGCCGGAACCTGCGCGGCATTCGGCGGCATTCCGGGCGCGAAAATACGTGAGACCGGCGACAATCCCACCGGCGCGAAGGGCGCACAGGACCTTTTCAAGGGGAAAACCGTGGTGAACATTCCAGGCTGTCCGCCTCATCCGGACTGGATGATTGGGACGCTGGTGGATTTTCTTACGACAGGAAAACTCGACCTGGACGAATACAACCGTCCTAAAAAATACTTCGGGAGAACCGTGCATGAGCAGTGCGAAAACCTTCCCGACTACAAACGCGGCCGTTTCGCGAAGTCGTGGGGCGAGAAGGGCTGCCTTTACCTGCTTGGATGCCTTGGCATGGATTCCAATTGCGACATCCCCAGGCGCAAATGGCTGGGCGGCGTCAATTCGTGCACCGGATGCGGCTCGGGCTGCATCGGCTGTACGGAACCCGTATTTCCCGACACCGGGAGCCGCGGTATATACAAGCACCTCAAGGCTGACGCGGGCGAGATCATGAAGATCGAGAACGCGGATATCCGCACCGCGGTGCTCAATCTGAAAAACGGAGGAACCATCAATGGCTAG
- a CDS encoding hydrogenase maturation protease → MKTVLILGIGNTLMSDDGIGVYIVNRIIETGVALPRNVDVLDGGTAGFDLVPYMQGYDRIIIVDALKAEDDPGSIYRFPADHARFDPARMSLHEVGIAEILRHLSLSGCDPEVEIVGVVPEDVATFDISISASVLESVPRAIDVILEAARQ, encoded by the coding sequence ATGAAGACGGTACTCATACTCGGGATCGGCAACACCCTCATGAGCGATGACGGTATCGGCGTGTATATCGTAAACCGGATCATCGAAACGGGCGTGGCGCTGCCCCGAAACGTCGACGTTCTCGACGGGGGAACGGCCGGCTTCGATCTCGTTCCCTATATGCAGGGATACGACAGGATCATTATCGTCGATGCGCTCAAGGCGGAAGATGATCCCGGCAGCATCTATCGCTTTCCCGCCGATCATGCACGTTTCGATCCCGCACGGATGTCCCTGCACGAGGTGGGAATCGCCGAGATACTGCGTCACCTGAGTCTCTCGGGCTGCGATCCGGAGGTCGAGATCGTGGGGGTAGTCCCCGAGGATGTCGCAACATTTGACATATCCATAAGCGCGTCCGTCCTTGAATCCGTCCCCCGGGCCATAGACGTGATCCTGGAAGCGGCGCGGCAATAA